The following are from one region of the Hemitrygon akajei chromosome 6, sHemAka1.3, whole genome shotgun sequence genome:
- the rag2 gene encoding V(D)J recombination-activating protein 2, whose amino-acid sequence MSLQLVSENSNTNLIHPGFSLMNFHSEIFLFGQKGWPKRSCNTGVFLLHLKSYQMKLKPVSFSSESCYLPPLRRPAVTHYSDPSEAGSLFYLIHGGRTPNNELPNTLYVMMVYDNTAKKRTSLQCTEKKLTGEVPSGRYGHTINVIQDKGETICVLFGGRSYQAPEQRTTENWNCLVDCSPEVFLIDMNTGHCTSHVIPEIEEGFSFHVAISKLDTIYILGGHSIKNNDRPARLLSLKVDLSDIHPSVKCTILHGGISVSSAIVTQAGTDEFIIVGGYESESQKRMICNTITLENNNIQILEKEPPVWTNDIKASKTWFGSDMGSSAVLIGIPGETKQDAPNAHYFYVANFGQPKEESQMSASQESFTDPEEYSTFEDSEEFRFDVEADPSDDVENTDDADEEGYWIKCSANCNVNIKIWVPYYSTELNKPAMIFCSNAGDDGHWVHAQCMNLTEMQLIQFSQENIKYFCNEHYIDRGIKTPHKPKQIKRTPIKSPRKKSPATLKRVPMKKSFLKRLFD is encoded by the coding sequence ATGTCCCTGCAACTGGTTTCAGAGAACAGCAATACCAACCTTATACACCCAGGATTCTCCTTAATGAATTTTCATAGTGAAATCTTTCTTTTTGGACAGAAAGGATGGCCTAAAAGATCCTGTAACACAGGTGTTTTCCTTCTTCATCTCAAGAGTTACCAGATGAAACTTAAACCTGTTTCGTTTTCATCTGAATCTTGCTATCTCCCACCACTGCGTCGGCCTGCGGTAACTCATTACTCAGATCCTTCAGAGGCAGGAAGCCTTTTTTATCTCATTCACGGTGGGAGAACTCCAAATAATGAGCTGCCTAATACACTTTATGTCATGATGGTTTATGACAATACTGCCAAAAAGCGGACATCTCTTCAATGCACTGAAAAGAAACTAACAGGAGAAGTTCCCAGTGGAAGATATGGCCACACCATCAATGTGATTCAGGACAAGGGAGAAACTATATGTGTCTTGTTTGGTGGTAGATCctaccaggctcctgaacaaagaACTACAGAAAACTGGAATTGCCTGGTGGATTGTTCACCTGAGGTTTTTCTGATTGATATGAATACAGGCCATTGTACATCCCACGTGATTCCAGAGATAGAAGAAGGCTTTTCATTCCATGTTGCCATTTCAAAACTTGACACCATCTACATATTAGGTGGTCATTCTATTAAAAACAATGATCGTCCTGCAAGATTGCTTAGTCTAAAAGTAGATCTTTCAGACATCCATCCAAGTGTGAAATGTACAATACTACATGGGGGTATCTCTGTATCAAGTGCAATCGTGACCCAAGCTGGCACAGATGAATTCATCATTGTTGGTGGTTATGAATCTGAGAGCCAGAAGCGGATGATTTGTAACACCATCACTTTGGAGAATAATAACATTCAGATTTTGGAAAAAGAACCCCCAGTGTGGACTAATGACATCAAAGCAAGCAAAACCTGGTTTGGCAGTGATATGGGAAGTAGTGCGGTGTTAATAGGAATTCCTGGAGAAACAAAACAAGATGCACCAAACGCACACTACTTCTACGTTGCAAATTTTGGACAGCCTAAAGAAGAAAGCCAGATGTCTGCCAGCCAGGAATCCTTTACTGATCCCGAGGAATACAGCACATTTGAAGATTCAGAAGAATTTCGCTTTGATGTGGAAGCAGATCCCTCTGACGATGTGGAAAACACGGATGATGCTGATGAGGAAGGTTATTGGATTAAATGTAGTGCCAACTGCAATGTAAACATCAAGATCTGGGTGCCTTATTACTCTACAGAACTCAATAAACCTGCAATGATCTTCTGCTCGAATGCAGGTGATGATGGACACTGGGTACATGCTCAGTGCATGAATCTCACGGAAATGCAGCTGATTCAGTTTTCTCAGGAGAACATAAAGTACTTTTGCAATGAACATtatattgacagaggaattaaaACTCCACACAAGCCAAAGCAGATAAAGCGAACGCCGATAAAATCCCCCCGTAAGAAGTCACCGGCAACACTGAAAAGGGTGCCAATGAAGAAGAGCTTTCTGAAGAGACTGTTTGATTGA